A section of the Bacillus pumilus genome encodes:
- a CDS encoding AzlD domain-containing protein — protein MISSFMMWLILGCMIVTVIPRVVPFIFVRSIELPEVVLKWLSFIPICIFTALIAEHLFIHTTTGVTIHRMYLAVLVPTVVIAVWTKSLSLTVLVGVMLMGTARWFF, from the coding sequence ATGATTAGTAGTTTTATGATGTGGCTCATTCTCGGCTGTATGATTGTCACCGTGATTCCAAGGGTCGTTCCCTTTATATTTGTTCGAAGTATCGAGCTGCCTGAAGTGGTGCTTAAGTGGTTATCGTTTATTCCCATTTGTATCTTTACGGCTTTGATTGCAGAGCATTTGTTCATTCATACCACAACAGGTGTCACCATTCACAGGATGTACCTTGCTGTCTTGGTTCCGACTGTCGTGATCGCCGTTTGGACAAAGAGCTTGTCACTTACTGTTCTTGTAGGCGTCATGCTGATGGGGACTGCCAGATGGTTTTTCTAA
- a CDS encoding MFS transporter gives MAKEKNTSIEHLELETAHLQNKPKQAMTRYMALLFASACGMAVANIYFAQPLLDSLASEFGITYSSIGMVITITQLCYALGLLLIVPLGDLFNQRRLIMAQMLVSILSLILVGIAPTATVLFIGLAAVGMLAVVTQVLVAFAATWAAPEERGRIVGLVQSGIVIGILLARTFAGVLTDLAGWRSVYLVSAVMMLIITAVLYRYLPRTDSMRASISYIRLLASMFTLFRQERILRIRGILGFLIFIVFGTLWTSLVLPLSSSPYNLSHTAIGAFGLAGVAGALGAARAGRLADRGLGQLTTCIALVLLFVSWFFIFFTEYSLILLIIGIIILDLSVQAVHVTNQSMIFTVLPEARSRLTAAYMIFYSIGSATGSIASTSIYANTGWSGVCLFGASVSAIAFLYWFITYRFTKQITVKSD, from the coding sequence ATGGCGAAAGAAAAAAACACTTCCATTGAACATCTTGAGCTGGAAACAGCTCATTTACAAAACAAACCGAAACAAGCAATGACTCGCTATATGGCTCTGCTGTTTGCGTCAGCCTGCGGAATGGCAGTTGCAAACATATACTTTGCACAACCATTATTAGACTCCCTCGCATCCGAGTTTGGTATCACCTATTCATCTATAGGCATGGTCATTACGATCACTCAGCTTTGTTATGCACTGGGACTGCTACTAATTGTACCACTTGGTGATTTGTTCAACCAAAGGCGGCTCATCATGGCTCAAATGCTTGTTTCCATATTATCTCTCATTCTAGTCGGCATCGCCCCTACTGCCACCGTCCTGTTCATAGGGCTAGCTGCCGTCGGTATGCTTGCTGTGGTCACTCAGGTACTCGTAGCGTTCGCCGCGACATGGGCTGCTCCTGAAGAACGAGGCCGTATCGTGGGTTTGGTTCAAAGTGGCATTGTGATTGGTATTCTCCTCGCACGAACGTTCGCTGGAGTATTAACCGATCTCGCCGGCTGGAGGTCAGTCTATCTCGTGTCTGCCGTTATGATGCTCATCATAACAGCCGTGTTATACCGTTATCTCCCGCGCACTGACAGCATGAGAGCGTCAATATCCTATATAAGGCTGCTCGCTTCAATGTTTACATTGTTCAGACAAGAACGAATTCTTCGTATCCGAGGTATACTGGGTTTTCTGATCTTTATCGTGTTTGGTACGTTGTGGACTTCGCTCGTGCTACCTCTCAGTAGCTCGCCATACAATCTTTCACATACGGCGATTGGTGCCTTTGGTCTTGCCGGCGTTGCAGGAGCATTAGGCGCTGCCCGGGCTGGAAGGCTTGCTGATCGTGGCTTAGGCCAATTAACAACTTGTATCGCCCTTGTCCTATTATTCGTTTCATGGTTTTTTATTTTTTTCACTGAATATTCACTTATTTTATTAATCATCGGTATTATCATTCTTGATCTATCTGTGCAAGCTGTTCATGTGACCAACCAAAGTATGATTTTCACAGTGCTGCCTGAGGCGAGAAGCCGGCTGACTGCTGCTTATATGATTTTTTACTCCATCGGCAGTGCGACTGGTTCCATTGCTTCCACTAGCATATATGCAAACACTGGCTGGAGCGGAGTATGTTTATTTGGCGCCTCTGTTAGCGCCATTGCCTTTTTATATTGGTTCATCACCTATCGCTTCACGAAACAAATAACCGTCAAATCAGATTGA
- a CDS encoding AzlC family ABC transporter permease — protein sequence MDIEARKHIPRTEHEPFLEGIKDCVPTLLGYMSIGFAFGIVGISAQLSLWDIALLAIFIYAGASQFIICALLVTGSPLSAIILTTFIVNLRHLLLSLTLAPHFTRYSLKQNIGFGLLLTDESFGVAMNKLAQHGKLNNRWMHGLNITAYLCWIAACVLGGIFGHWISNPEALGLDFALSAMFAALLVLSLQTVPKSKLTHRLSLVLYMVVAMFVLLHFVPSHVAVLLATMIVATIGVVTDK from the coding sequence TTGGATATTGAAGCTAGAAAACATATTCCCCGCACGGAACATGAACCATTTCTCGAGGGAATAAAAGATTGTGTGCCAACCCTACTTGGTTATATGAGTATCGGGTTTGCCTTTGGAATTGTTGGAATTAGTGCACAGTTGAGCTTATGGGACATTGCACTTCTAGCAATCTTTATTTATGCAGGTGCTTCACAGTTTATTATCTGTGCACTGCTTGTCACGGGAAGTCCCCTTTCCGCTATTATTCTCACTACATTTATTGTGAATCTGCGTCATTTATTACTCAGTCTGACGCTGGCCCCTCATTTTACACGCTACTCTTTAAAACAAAATATCGGATTCGGTCTATTGCTGACTGATGAATCCTTTGGCGTAGCCATGAATAAATTAGCTCAGCATGGAAAGCTAAATAACCGGTGGATGCACGGGCTGAACATAACAGCTTATTTGTGCTGGATTGCTGCCTGTGTACTTGGCGGCATTTTTGGACATTGGATTTCAAATCCTGAAGCACTGGGTCTTGATTTTGCCCTTTCCGCTATGTTTGCTGCACTGCTGGTTCTTTCTTTACAAACTGTGCCTAAAAGCAAGTTAACCCATCGTCTGTCACTTGTTTTGTATATGGTCGTTGCGATGTTTGTCCTGCTTCACTTTGTTCCCTCACACGTGGCTGTGCTGTTAGCCACCATGATTGTCGCAACCATTGGGGTGGTGACAGATAAATGA
- a CDS encoding S66 family peptidase, which produces MIQFPQLQKGQTIGVTAPSSGVQPSLHDMFRLSCERMEKRGYDVVCGETVWKQEKAKSAPAVERAKELQYMMTCDEIDHIIPPWGGQLLMEVLEHLDFSSMQKKWILGYSDTSALLLALTLKTGIATAHGPNLVDLRGEEFDQTTAMWERTLSAKDETEITQFSSSMYQKEWQHDNPSKHVFHLTEPTAWHTVDQQEMTVKGRLMGGCIDIIRHLAGTPFGDVKTFQKTFIKDEPILWYFENCALNAASVKRSLVQLKLAGWFDHCSGIMFGRSAVDVPVEGYRYQDVYEELHKELQIPIFYDIDCGHVPPQMTLINGAYAEVQLQSHGKAVLKQAFLS; this is translated from the coding sequence ATGATACAATTTCCACAATTACAAAAAGGACAAACAATTGGTGTCACAGCACCGTCCTCAGGTGTACAGCCATCTTTGCATGACATGTTTCGGCTTTCATGCGAACGAATGGAAAAAAGAGGCTATGATGTCGTATGTGGAGAGACGGTCTGGAAGCAGGAAAAGGCGAAATCTGCCCCTGCCGTAGAACGAGCAAAGGAACTTCAGTACATGATGACATGTGATGAGATTGATCACATCATCCCGCCCTGGGGAGGGCAGCTTCTGATGGAAGTGCTAGAGCACCTTGATTTCTCATCAATGCAAAAAAAGTGGATTCTTGGTTATTCAGATACGAGTGCACTCCTGCTCGCGTTGACATTAAAAACAGGCATTGCTACTGCGCATGGGCCGAACTTAGTAGATCTAAGAGGAGAAGAGTTTGATCAAACGACTGCCATGTGGGAGCGAACACTTTCCGCAAAAGATGAGACGGAGATAACCCAATTTTCTTCATCTATGTATCAAAAGGAATGGCAGCATGACAATCCGAGTAAACATGTCTTTCATTTAACAGAACCTACCGCATGGCATACAGTTGATCAACAAGAAATGACAGTGAAGGGAAGACTGATGGGTGGCTGCATTGATATTATACGTCACTTAGCAGGGACACCTTTTGGAGACGTCAAAACTTTTCAGAAAACATTCATAAAAGATGAACCAATTCTCTGGTATTTCGAAAACTGCGCATTAAATGCTGCAAGCGTGAAGAGATCGCTTGTTCAATTAAAACTAGCAGGGTGGTTTGATCACTGTTCAGGTATTATGTTTGGGCGAAGTGCAGTAGATGTGCCTGTGGAAGGTTATCGGTATCAGGATGTATATGAAGAATTGCATAAGGAATTACAAATCCCCATTTTTTACGATATAGATTGTGGGCATGTCCCGCCGCAAATGACACTGATTAATGGCGCATATGCAGAAGTACAGTTGCAATCTCATGGCAAAGCGGTCTTAAAGCAAGCATTTTTATCATAA
- a CDS encoding DMT family transporter → MNEKYIGALYLAIAASIWGGMYVVVKVTVAVVPPLELVWMRYAIAGIVLVFTIWRLGYSFQLDKKDIPLMVLIGLIGNFLSIVTQEIGTMYTSAQMGAVITSATPAFMVLFAFFLLKEAMTVRKCASILLATAGVWLMIGPVAVQTDEFVGGLSLVFAALTWALMSILLKRVPGKYPQVVTTTYAIIIAFIVLTPPVLFRLPHLDVEQMARPEIWGGILYLGIISTALAFFLWNRGLQLMDASSGGLFFFFQPIVGAILGWLLLGEEMGLRSFIGILCIFAGVYTVLRQKE, encoded by the coding sequence ATGAATGAAAAATATATAGGCGCCCTTTACCTAGCAATCGCAGCAAGTATTTGGGGCGGTATGTATGTTGTTGTCAAAGTCACAGTAGCGGTTGTCCCGCCACTTGAGCTCGTCTGGATGAGATATGCTATAGCAGGAATCGTTTTGGTGTTTACCATTTGGCGCTTGGGCTATTCCTTTCAATTAGATAAAAAAGATATCCCGCTTATGGTGTTGATTGGGCTGATCGGAAATTTCCTTTCAATCGTGACTCAAGAAATTGGGACGATGTATACCTCTGCACAAATGGGGGCTGTTATTACATCTGCAACTCCTGCGTTTATGGTGCTGTTTGCTTTCTTTCTATTAAAAGAAGCCATGACTGTTCGAAAGTGCGCATCCATCCTTCTTGCTACAGCAGGTGTATGGCTCATGATTGGTCCAGTTGCAGTACAGACAGATGAATTTGTTGGTGGTCTTTCATTGGTCTTCGCTGCTTTAACATGGGCGCTGATGTCTATTTTGCTTAAACGTGTCCCAGGAAAGTACCCTCAGGTGGTGACAACCACATATGCGATTATCATTGCATTTATTGTTTTAACACCGCCAGTATTATTTCGTTTACCTCACCTAGATGTGGAACAGATGGCAAGGCCGGAGATTTGGGGTGGTATTCTTTATCTAGGTATCATCTCAACCGCTCTAGCATTCTTTTTATGGAATCGAGGGCTTCAATTAATGGATGCCTCAAGCGGTGGGCTGTTCTTTTTCTTTCAACCGATCGTAGGTGCCATTCTTGGCTGGCTGCTTTTGGGAGAAGAAATGGGATTACGCTCATTCATTGGCATTCTATGTATCTTCGCAGGTGTCTATACTGTGCTGCGTCAAAAGGAATAA
- a CDS encoding DUF1002 domain-containing protein produces the protein MFKKSMLGMMAALLFLIGAPKVSLADAAVGDVIVTLGQDLTPADRQKVLDELNPPENATKIEVTNKEEHEYLGKYIPRSSIGTRALSSSSITIEKSGTGLTVDTHNIKTITDEMYLNALMTAGVKDAKVVVTAPFEVSGTAALTGLLKAYEVSSDKAIPEDVKQVANEELVTTSKLGDSIGKDNASALIAKIKDDIAKNGVPKTTKEVEEKVDQAASDLNLNLTQEQKDQLISLFDKMKNINIDWNQVGSQIDKAKDKITKFIESDEGKNLLQKIWDFFVSIWNAIVSVFTGGK, from the coding sequence ATGTTTAAAAAATCAATGCTTGGTATGATGGCAGCGCTCCTTTTCCTTATTGGTGCGCCAAAAGTCAGCTTAGCGGATGCAGCTGTCGGCGATGTCATCGTCACACTTGGGCAAGACTTAACTCCGGCTGATCGCCAGAAGGTGCTTGACGAGTTGAATCCACCTGAAAATGCGACAAAAATTGAAGTAACCAATAAAGAAGAGCATGAATATTTAGGAAAGTATATCCCTCGTTCTTCTATCGGGACGAGAGCGTTATCATCATCATCTATCACCATAGAAAAATCAGGTACTGGTCTGACTGTGGATACACATAACATCAAGACCATAACAGATGAGATGTATTTAAATGCTTTAATGACAGCCGGTGTCAAGGATGCCAAAGTTGTTGTGACTGCACCGTTTGAGGTTTCTGGTACAGCCGCACTGACGGGTTTATTAAAAGCCTATGAAGTGTCTAGCGACAAAGCTATCCCAGAAGATGTGAAGCAGGTAGCAAACGAAGAGCTGGTGACAACGTCTAAATTGGGTGACTCCATCGGGAAAGACAATGCGTCTGCCCTTATCGCAAAAATCAAGGATGACATTGCGAAAAACGGTGTCCCTAAAACAACAAAAGAAGTGGAAGAAAAAGTGGATCAAGCTGCTTCTGATTTAAACTTAAATCTAACGCAAGAACAAAAGGATCAGCTTATTTCTCTGTTCGATAAAATGAAGAACATCAATATCGATTGGAACCAAGTAGGATCTCAAATCGATAAAGCAAAAGACAAGATTACGAAATTCATAGAATCAGATGAAGGGAAAAACCTCCTTCAAAAGATTTGGGATTTCTTTGTCTCCATTTGGAACGCGATCGTCTCTGTATTTACTGGAGGAAAATAA
- a CDS encoding O-methyltransferase yields MKQVWEKVDEYITDKLIPKDDVLEQALTHNKQAGLPEIDVSPAQGKMLYLLAKTKNAKRILEIGTLGGYSTIWLARALEEDGELITLEAVSHHVQIAQQNISRAGLSERVSILQGKALDTLPQLKERDVLPFDLIFIDADKPNNPKYLKWALYFSKKGTVIIADNVVRNGAVLHDFDEDERVQGTREFFNLLKQESRIEATAIQTVGEKGYDGFVYGIVK; encoded by the coding sequence ATGAAGCAAGTGTGGGAGAAAGTTGACGAGTATATCACAGACAAGTTGATTCCTAAAGATGATGTTTTGGAGCAAGCTCTTACTCATAATAAGCAAGCAGGTCTGCCAGAAATTGATGTGTCACCAGCTCAAGGGAAAATGCTTTATTTATTAGCAAAAACTAAGAATGCAAAGCGTATTTTAGAGATCGGGACACTCGGTGGATATAGTACCATTTGGTTGGCGCGTGCTCTTGAAGAGGATGGAGAACTCATCACTTTAGAGGCTGTCAGCCACCATGTACAGATAGCGCAGCAAAACATCAGCAGAGCGGGATTATCGGAACGGGTGAGCATTTTGCAAGGAAAGGCATTGGATACGCTACCTCAGTTAAAAGAGAGGGATGTGCTTCCATTCGATTTGATTTTCATTGATGCAGATAAACCGAACAACCCGAAATATCTAAAGTGGGCGTTGTATTTCTCTAAAAAGGGGACAGTCATTATTGCAGACAATGTCGTCAGAAATGGAGCAGTCCTTCATGACTTTGATGAGGATGAACGAGTGCAAGGAACTCGTGAATTTTTCAATTTACTCAAACAAGAGTCAAGAATAGAGGCTACAGCGATTCAAACTGTTGGTGAAAAGGGTTACGATGGATTTGTATACGGAATCGTCAAATGA
- a CDS encoding peptidylprolyl isomerase has protein sequence MAKKGYIQLTNGKKLEFELYPEAAPGTVANFEKLANEGFYDGLKFHRVIPGFVSQGGDPNGNGTGGPGYTIKCETEGNPHQHERGSLSMAHAGKDTGGSQFFIVHDPQPHLNGVHTVFGKVTSGIEAVLDMEQGQGMEKVEVFDA, from the coding sequence ATGGCGAAAAAAGGATACATACAACTAACGAATGGTAAGAAACTTGAGTTTGAACTATACCCAGAGGCTGCTCCAGGTACAGTAGCAAACTTTGAAAAATTAGCGAATGAAGGCTTCTACGATGGATTGAAATTTCACCGCGTAATCCCTGGTTTCGTAAGCCAAGGCGGCGATCCAAACGGTAATGGAACTGGTGGCCCTGGTTACACAATTAAATGTGAAACAGAAGGAAATCCACATCAACACGAAAGAGGTTCATTATCAATGGCGCATGCTGGTAAAGACACGGGCGGTAGCCAATTCTTTATCGTACATGACCCGCAGCCACACTTAAACGGTGTTCACACTGTTTTTGGCAAAGTAACATCTGGAATCGAGGCTGTTCTAGATATGGAACAAGGCCAAGGAATGGAAAAAGTCGAAGTTTTCGATGCTTAA
- a CDS encoding LysR substrate-binding domain-containing protein, with amino-acid sequence MDLRQIRYFIMVAEELNFSRAAERLKMAQPPLSQEIRKLEEQLGVTLFHRTRRQVELSDSGRVFLEEARRTLLQVDRTIKATQLADDGKIGHLTIGFVDSTDMVIDIIKRFRESFPNIHLVLCEMATEQQLKALHKKEIQIGFIRSNQNNKILTSEICCEESLSLVLPENHPLASFPKVPIHLLANEPFIMFPRHLGAAFYDLIISYFWENNISLNVVQEAVQMHTIVNLVAAGMGISVVPSSVESVKRSGVVYRKIQETTPRVNLYVSWRHDETSTVAQHFLTVVREAYLSSQSKS; translated from the coding sequence ATGGATTTGAGACAAATACGGTATTTTATAATGGTTGCTGAAGAACTAAATTTTAGCCGAGCAGCTGAACGTCTTAAAATGGCACAGCCTCCATTAAGTCAAGAAATTCGCAAATTAGAAGAACAGTTAGGTGTTACGCTTTTTCATAGAACGAGAAGACAGGTTGAACTTTCAGATTCGGGGAGAGTATTTTTAGAAGAAGCCCGCCGTACGCTCCTTCAAGTAGATAGAACGATTAAAGCAACACAACTTGCAGATGACGGAAAAATAGGGCATTTAACGATCGGTTTCGTTGATTCTACTGATATGGTGATTGATATTATTAAAAGGTTTCGAGAAAGTTTCCCTAACATTCATCTTGTCTTATGTGAAATGGCTACAGAACAGCAGTTAAAAGCACTACATAAGAAAGAAATTCAAATAGGATTTATTCGTTCTAACCAAAATAATAAGATACTTACCTCAGAAATCTGTTGTGAGGAATCATTAAGCTTGGTTTTGCCAGAAAACCATCCTTTAGCTTCATTTCCCAAAGTTCCAATTCATTTATTAGCCAATGAACCATTTATCATGTTTCCGCGTCATCTAGGTGCTGCATTTTACGATTTAATTATCAGTTACTTTTGGGAAAATAACATAAGTTTAAACGTAGTTCAGGAAGCTGTTCAAATGCATACGATTGTGAATTTAGTTGCTGCAGGAATGGGAATCTCTGTCGTTCCATCCTCAGTAGAAAGCGTAAAACGCTCAGGGGTTGTTTATAGAAAAATCCAAGAAACGACACCAAGAGTAAATTTATATGTTTCATGGAGACATGATGAAACGTCAACCGTCGCTCAGCACTTTTTAACAGTTGTGAGAGAAGCTTATTTAAGTTCTCAGTCTAAATCATGA
- a CDS encoding GNAT family N-acetyltransferase has translation MIIAENIFTVRDLTYRIRSAAIGDAKQLSALRLKIDGETEYLDREPGEAFLHEKDFEVLIQEDTKQSRHLFLVADIEGDIVGFSRCEGHSLKRFAHKVTFGVAIRKDVWGYHIGKELLAASIDWADQQGIQKMSLEVLETNQKAIRLYEHHGFLIEGVLKNDKRLADGLYYNTVVMGRQRPRF, from the coding sequence ATGATTATCGCTGAAAACATATTCACCGTTCGTGACTTGACCTATCGGATTCGGTCTGCTGCAATTGGCGATGCCAAGCAGTTATCAGCGCTCAGGCTGAAAATCGATGGTGAAACAGAATATTTAGACCGTGAACCAGGCGAAGCCTTTCTTCATGAAAAAGATTTTGAGGTGTTGATTCAAGAGGATACCAAACAAAGCAGGCATTTATTTTTGGTCGCTGATATTGAAGGAGACATTGTTGGCTTCTCAAGATGTGAGGGACATTCACTCAAACGCTTTGCTCACAAAGTGACTTTTGGCGTCGCCATTCGAAAGGATGTTTGGGGCTATCACATTGGCAAAGAGCTTTTAGCCGCTTCTATTGACTGGGCAGATCAGCAAGGCATTCAGAAGATGTCACTTGAAGTGCTGGAAACGAACCAAAAAGCCATTCGCTTATATGAGCACCATGGCTTTCTGATTGAAGGGGTATTAAAAAATGATAAACGTCTGGCAGATGGACTTTATTACAATACTGTTGTGATGGGCAGGCAGCGGCCAAGATTCTGA
- the gltP gene encoding glutamate-aspartate/proton symporter GltP, which produces MKKFVAFQIMIALVIGALIGHFFPDFGMALRPIGDGFIRLIKMIVVPIVFSTIVIGAAGSGGMKKMGSLGLKTIIWFEVITTIVLGIGLLLANVLKPGVGLDFSKLAKKDIGELDGYTQKVVDFKQMVLDIIPTNIVDVMAQNDLLAVIFFAILFGVAASGIGKASAPVLTFFESVAQIMFKLTQMVMVTAPIGVLALMAASVGQYGIVLLIPMMKLVGTVFLGLFIILFALFPLVALIFRFNYFEVLKMIWDLFLVAFSTTSTETVLPQLMSRMEKYGCPKRIVSFVIPSGLSLNCDGSSLYLSVSCVFLAQAFGVDMSLSQQLLMMLVLVLTSKGIAAVPSGSLVVLLATAHAVGLPAEGVAIIAGVDRIMDMARTGVNVPGHAVACIVVSKWEKVFRESAWEVPKAGEETKGM; this is translated from the coding sequence ATGAAAAAGTTCGTCGCTTTTCAAATCATGATCGCTTTGGTGATAGGAGCTCTTATCGGACATTTCTTTCCTGACTTCGGGATGGCCCTCAGGCCAATCGGAGATGGGTTCATCCGATTGATTAAAATGATCGTTGTTCCTATCGTTTTCTCTACCATTGTCATTGGTGCAGCTGGCAGTGGTGGCATGAAGAAGATGGGCAGCCTTGGATTAAAGACGATCATTTGGTTTGAAGTCATCACAACCATCGTTCTAGGAATTGGGCTATTGCTGGCTAATGTTCTAAAGCCTGGCGTTGGCCTCGACTTCTCTAAATTAGCTAAGAAAGATATTGGTGAATTAGATGGCTATACGCAGAAAGTCGTGGACTTTAAACAAATGGTACTCGATATCATTCCAACGAATATTGTGGATGTCATGGCACAAAATGATTTACTTGCTGTCATTTTCTTCGCCATATTATTTGGTGTAGCCGCAAGCGGCATCGGTAAGGCATCCGCTCCTGTTCTCACCTTCTTTGAATCAGTGGCACAAATTATGTTTAAGCTAACGCAGATGGTCATGGTGACAGCACCTATTGGAGTGCTTGCATTAATGGCTGCTTCCGTTGGTCAATATGGCATTGTGTTATTAATCCCAATGATGAAGCTTGTAGGGACTGTATTTTTAGGATTATTCATCATTCTCTTTGCTTTGTTCCCTCTAGTCGCACTGATCTTCCGTTTTAACTACTTCGAAGTGTTAAAAATGATATGGGATTTGTTCTTGGTTGCCTTTTCTACTACAAGTACAGAAACTGTCCTTCCTCAGCTTATGTCACGAATGGAGAAATACGGCTGTCCGAAAAGAATTGTCTCCTTTGTCATTCCATCTGGTCTTTCTCTCAATTGTGATGGGTCCAGTTTATATTTATCGGTTTCCTGTGTGTTCCTTGCACAAGCGTTTGGTGTCGACATGAGTTTGTCACAGCAGCTTTTGATGATGCTTGTTCTTGTATTAACGAGTAAAGGGATTGCAGCGGTGCCATCCGGTTCACTCGTCGTTCTTTTGGCAACCGCACATGCAGTTGGTCTCCCAGCAGAAGGCGTTGCCATTATTGCCGGTGTCGATCGAATTATGGATATGGCACGAACAGGTGTGAATGTTCCAGGTCATGCCGTTGCGTGTATTGTCGTATCAAAATGGGAGAAAGTATTCCGCGAATCTGCTTGGGAAGTTCCAAAAGCAGGTGAGGAAACAAAAGGGATGTAA
- a CDS encoding CsbD family protein gives MSEEKGHMDKAKGKTNQAKGQLKEKLGEATDHQKLKSEGKKDQAKGKLQDKKGDLKNHLNE, from the coding sequence ATGAGTGAAGAAAAAGGACATATGGATAAAGCAAAAGGAAAAACAAATCAAGCCAAAGGTCAATTGAAAGAGAAGCTTGGCGAAGCAACAGATCATCAAAAACTGAAATCAGAAGGGAAAAAGGATCAAGCCAAAGGAAAGCTTCAAGATAAAAAAGGAGATTTGAAAAATCACCTGAACGAGTAA
- a CDS encoding aldo/keto reductase family protein: protein MKYSKLGNSGLTISKLAYGNWINHGGKINEETAHDCVKAALDVGITTFDTADVYSDTKAEEILGRSLKGIRRESIELCTKVCHPTGTGKNDRGLSRKHIMENCHASLQRLQTDYIDIYYAHRFDPTTPLEETMLAFADLVRQGKVNYIGVSEWTAEQITRGAVLARELNVPLIASQPQYSMLWRIIESDVIPTCQREGLGQVVWSPLAQGILTGKYLPGKSLPTNSRANSTAGKPFFKNLAQRWMNNNTLEAIQKLKLVAQEVDLTLAQLAIAWVLQNQNVSAAIIGASSPEQVRENALASEVKIEAELMNQIDEILGDLVEYDQSKTG from the coding sequence ATGAAGTATAGTAAACTTGGAAATAGTGGATTAACAATTAGTAAACTTGCATACGGAAATTGGATTAATCATGGTGGTAAGATAAATGAAGAAACTGCTCATGATTGTGTGAAAGCTGCTCTTGATGTTGGTATTACGACGTTTGATACTGCTGATGTTTATTCAGACACCAAGGCTGAAGAGATACTAGGCAGGTCTTTAAAAGGGATCCGGCGTGAAAGCATTGAACTTTGTACAAAAGTATGTCATCCAACCGGTACTGGGAAAAACGATAGAGGATTATCACGCAAGCATATCATGGAAAACTGTCATGCCTCTTTGCAACGTTTACAAACGGATTATATTGATATTTACTATGCACACAGGTTTGATCCAACTACGCCTCTGGAAGAAACGATGTTAGCTTTTGCTGATCTAGTAAGACAAGGAAAAGTGAACTATATTGGTGTAAGTGAGTGGACAGCAGAACAAATTACTCGAGGGGCAGTGCTTGCCCGAGAGCTAAATGTTCCTCTAATCGCCAGCCAACCTCAATACTCCATGTTATGGAGAATCATTGAAAGTGATGTAATACCGACCTGCCAGCGTGAAGGACTTGGGCAGGTCGTATGGTCGCCTTTGGCCCAGGGAATCCTTACTGGAAAGTATCTCCCTGGAAAATCACTTCCGACTAATTCACGTGCTAACTCAACTGCTGGAAAACCTTTTTTTAAAAACCTTGCTCAACGCTGGATGAATAATAACACCTTAGAGGCGATCCAAAAGCTTAAGCTTGTCGCACAAGAGGTTGATCTTACTCTCGCTCAGCTTGCGATAGCATGGGTACTGCAAAATCAGAACGTTTCTGCAGCCATTATCGGTGCTTCTAGTCCAGAACAGGTGAGGGAGAATGCTTTAGCATCTGAGGTGAAAATTGAAGCTGAATTGATGAATCAAATTGATGAAATTCTAGGTGATCTGGTCGAGTACGATCAGAGTAAAACAGGTTAA